In Pseudomonas sp. ADAK18, a single window of DNA contains:
- a CDS encoding LTA synthase family protein: MGYPKTAPMRYLLLVTGAWLVVFLLTRSVLLLTHLDEVGGNLLPVFGVGLLYDLGFLAYAALPLGLYVLLCPPALWRRRGHRWFLQALLTVSLFAMLFTAVAEWLFWDEFGVRFNFIAVDYLVYSDEVLNNLLESYPIGKLLSLLAMLAVVLSLVLRKPFNAAVNAPMPPMRRRLLNALGLLVVAGLSLQLISQDSPRSQGGNAYKNELASNGPYQFFAAFRNNELDYSQFYKSLPAEVVAKQLRAELSEPNARFIGTDPLDIRRAITNPGTLRTPNIVLVTIESFSAKYMGSNGDGRNLTPNLDVLRKQSLYFNNFYATGTRTDRGLEAITLAIPPTPGRSIVKRIGRESGFASLGQQLSAVGYDSVFVYGGRGYFDNMNAFFSGNGYRVVDQSSVDEAQISFKNAWGMADEDLYNQTLKLADADYAKQQPFLLQLMTTSNHRPYTYPEGRIDIKSGNGRDGAVKYTDYAIGQFLEAARQKPWFDNTIFVFVADHTAGSAGKEDLPISNYQIPLFIYAPKLIEARETAQLASQIDLAPTLLGLLNLSYESTFFGRNLLQDNPLPPRVVVGNYQHLGLFDGKDLAILSPRQGLRRHDQALGESQESRVNSDDPLIQRAITYYQAASYGFKQQLLSWRAPKDAAPQLGER, translated from the coding sequence ATGGGTTATCCCAAAACCGCGCCAATGCGCTATTTATTGTTGGTAACGGGTGCCTGGCTGGTGGTTTTCCTGCTGACTCGCAGTGTATTGCTACTGACCCACCTGGACGAAGTCGGCGGTAATCTGTTGCCGGTATTTGGTGTCGGTTTACTCTACGACCTGGGTTTCCTGGCCTATGCCGCCCTGCCCCTGGGCCTGTATGTGCTGCTGTGCCCACCCGCCCTGTGGCGTCGCCGTGGCCATCGCTGGTTCCTGCAAGCGCTGTTGACCGTCAGCCTGTTTGCCATGCTGTTCACGGCAGTGGCGGAATGGTTGTTCTGGGATGAATTCGGCGTGCGCTTCAACTTTATCGCCGTCGATTACCTGGTGTACTCCGACGAGGTGTTGAACAACCTGCTGGAGTCTTACCCAATCGGCAAATTGCTGAGCCTGCTCGCCATGCTGGCGGTTGTCTTGAGCCTGGTATTACGCAAGCCCTTCAATGCTGCCGTCAATGCGCCAATGCCGCCCATGCGCCGCCGCCTGCTCAATGCCCTCGGTTTGTTGGTAGTCGCCGGCCTGAGCCTGCAACTGATCAGCCAGGACAGCCCGCGCAGCCAAGGCGGCAATGCCTACAAGAATGAATTGGCCAGCAATGGTCCATATCAGTTCTTCGCCGCCTTCCGTAATAACGAGCTGGATTACTCGCAGTTTTACAAGAGCCTGCCCGCAGAGGTCGTCGCCAAACAGCTTCGCGCCGAACTCAGCGAACCTAACGCACGCTTTATCGGCACCGACCCGCTGGATATCCGCCGTGCCATCACCAACCCGGGCACCTTGCGCACCCCCAATATCGTGCTGGTGACTATCGAAAGCTTCAGCGCCAAGTACATGGGCAGTAACGGCGACGGGCGCAACCTGACCCCCAACCTCGACGTGCTGCGCAAACAAAGCCTGTATTTCAACAATTTCTACGCCACCGGCACCCGCACTGATCGCGGCCTGGAAGCCATTACGTTGGCGATTCCACCGACGCCTGGGCGCTCCATCGTCAAGCGTATCGGTCGGGAAAGCGGCTTTGCCAGCCTTGGCCAACAGCTCAGTGCGGTCGGCTATGACAGCGTGTTTGTCTACGGCGGTCGTGGCTACTTCGACAACATGAACGCATTTTTCAGCGGCAACGGTTATCGCGTGGTGGATCAGAGTAGCGTCGACGAAGCGCAAATCTCCTTCAAAAACGCGTGGGGCATGGCTGATGAAGACCTCTACAACCAGACCCTGAAACTGGCCGACGCCGACTACGCCAAGCAGCAACCGTTTTTGCTGCAACTGATGACCACTTCCAACCACCGTCCTTATACCTACCCGGAAGGCCGTATCGACATCAAATCCGGCAACGGTCGCGACGGTGCAGTGAAATACACCGACTACGCCATCGGCCAGTTCCTGGAGGCCGCGCGCCAAAAGCCGTGGTTCGACAACACGATCTTCGTCTTCGTCGCCGACCACACTGCCGGCAGTGCGGGCAAGGAAGATTTGCCCATCAGTAACTACCAGATCCCATTGTTCATCTATGCACCGAAGCTGATCGAAGCCCGGGAAACCGCACAACTGGCCAGCCAGATCGACCTCGCACCAACCTTGCTCGGCTTGCTCAACCTGAGCTATGAATCGACCTTCTTTGGCCGTAACCTGCTGCAAGACAACCCACTGCCACCGCGTGTGGTGGTCGGTAACTATCAGCACCTGGGCCTGTTTGACGGCAAAGACCTGGCCATTCTCAGCCCTCGCCAAGGCCTGCGTCGTCATGACCAAGCCCTGGGCGAGAGCCAGGAATCGCGCGTCAACAGTGATGACCCGTTGATCCAACGGGCGATCACCTATTACCAAGCCGCCAGCTATGGTTTCAAACAACAATTGCTGAGCTGGAGGGCGCCCAAGGACGCGGCCCCACAGCTCGGCGAACGCTAA
- a CDS encoding response regulator transcription factor produces the protein MSDTLLLIEDDLPLAALTAEFLRAEGFTVTVEHRGDLAAQRIHDEQPALLILDVMLPGIDGFTLCRQIRDQYPGLILMMTALDENAEQLIGFEAGADDYVVKPVDPLLLLARIRSLLRRHPQAPRAYYQWGQFKLDLNNHFAWLNEVPLQFSLAEFELLAIFARHCGVLLTREKLLQRLRGLEYDGLNRSIDMRVSRLRKKLMTLECPVTIQTITAQGYLFVEVPAGHTHAV, from the coding sequence ATGTCCGACACCCTGCTGCTGATTGAAGACGACCTGCCACTGGCGGCACTGACAGCCGAATTCCTGCGCGCCGAGGGTTTCACCGTCACCGTGGAACACCGAGGCGATCTCGCCGCCCAGCGCATCCACGACGAACAGCCGGCGCTGTTGATCCTGGATGTCATGTTGCCGGGGATCGACGGTTTCACCCTGTGTCGGCAGATTCGCGATCAGTACCCCGGGCTGATCCTGATGATGACTGCACTGGATGAAAACGCCGAGCAACTGATCGGCTTTGAAGCCGGAGCCGATGACTACGTGGTCAAGCCGGTAGACCCGCTGTTGTTGCTGGCGAGGATCCGCTCGCTGCTGCGTCGCCACCCTCAAGCCCCTCGTGCCTACTATCAATGGGGGCAGTTCAAGCTGGACTTGAACAATCACTTCGCTTGGCTCAATGAAGTGCCCTTGCAGTTTTCCCTCGCCGAGTTCGAGCTGCTGGCCATTTTTGCCCGTCACTGCGGGGTATTGCTGACGCGGGAAAAACTACTACAGCGCCTGCGTGGCCTGGAGTACGACGGGCTGAACCGCTCCATTGATATGCGCGTATCGCGCCTGCGCAAAAAGCTCATGACCCTTGAGTGCCCGGTGACCATCCAGACCATTACTGCCCAGGGCTACCTGTTTGTCGAAGTCCCGGCAGGTCATACCCATGCCGTCTAA
- a CDS encoding HAMP domain-containing sensor histidine kinase produces MEFKQSLAQRIIIAFALMSALVAGAFAMGIVATVHLVEEKLISAGLGGDLQRLLLMDSVEDWSHRPEPDQLFYFSGGLGDFELPKDLRHLDAGFHEVFREQLSYHAMVEIVDGRRYVLLQDQSDFEERERVLFAVVLVGFVLSLALAVFLGWVLARKVMAPVVRLARQVRHRDQLLGLAPPLAPDYAADEVGELAVAFDATLGRLRQALSRERLFTSDVSHELRTPLMVLASSCELLLENPAIDQRGRNQVERIARACEEMRELVQTFLMLARAQREDASMSPQVNLTQVADDLLGIWREPIEDKGIELTYQPGNPLDTRYNATFLHAVMGNLLRNALHYTERGFIRLTLEPSGFVVEDSGVGIPEDKREAMFEPFVRGSEKRGEGLGLGLSLVQRICENQGWTVSLSTMEPNGCRFHVELSQVKP; encoded by the coding sequence ATGGAGTTTAAGCAAAGCCTCGCCCAGCGGATCATCATTGCCTTTGCGTTGATGAGCGCGTTGGTGGCGGGGGCCTTCGCCATGGGCATCGTCGCGACGGTGCACCTGGTGGAAGAGAAGTTGATCTCTGCCGGCCTGGGCGGTGATCTGCAGCGCCTGTTGCTGATGGACAGTGTCGAGGACTGGAGTCACCGCCCCGAGCCAGACCAGTTGTTCTACTTTAGCGGTGGCCTGGGCGACTTTGAGTTGCCCAAGGACCTGCGCCACCTGGACGCAGGTTTTCATGAGGTGTTTCGTGAGCAGCTTTCCTACCATGCGATGGTCGAGATCGTCGATGGGCGCCGCTACGTCCTGCTGCAAGACCAGAGCGACTTCGAAGAACGCGAGCGGGTGCTATTTGCCGTAGTGCTGGTGGGCTTTGTCCTCAGCCTGGCGCTGGCGGTGTTCCTCGGCTGGGTCCTGGCCCGCAAGGTGATGGCGCCAGTGGTACGGCTGGCCCGTCAGGTTCGTCATCGTGACCAATTGCTCGGCTTGGCCCCACCCTTGGCTCCGGACTATGCCGCGGACGAAGTCGGTGAATTGGCGGTGGCGTTCGACGCCACCCTCGGGCGTTTGCGTCAGGCGCTGTCCCGGGAGCGGTTGTTTACCAGCGATGTCAGCCATGAGTTGCGCACGCCGTTGATGGTATTGGCCAGTTCCTGTGAGCTGTTGCTGGAAAACCCGGCGATTGACCAGCGTGGCCGTAATCAGGTTGAGCGTATCGCCCGCGCCTGCGAAGAAATGCGTGAGTTGGTGCAGACCTTTCTGATGCTGGCACGGGCTCAGCGGGAAGACGCCAGCATGTCGCCCCAGGTCAACCTGACCCAGGTGGCCGACGACTTGCTGGGGATCTGGCGTGAGCCTATCGAAGACAAAGGCATCGAACTGACCTACCAGCCGGGCAACCCACTGGACACCCGCTATAACGCCACCTTCCTGCACGCCGTGATGGGCAACTTGCTGCGTAATGCCCTGCATTACACCGAGCGCGGTTTTATCCGATTGACCTTGGAACCTAGCGGGTTCGTGGTGGAGGACAGCGGTGTCGGGATTCCCGAGGACAAGCGTGAAGCGATGTTCGAGCCGTTTGTGCGCGGTAGCGAGAAACGCGGCGAAGGCCTTGGGTTGGGCCTGTCACTGGTCCAGCGTATTTGCGAGAACCAGGGCTGGACCGTCAGTCTCAGCACCATGGAACCCAACGGCTGCCGTTTCCACGTCGAGTTGAGCCAGGTCAAACCCTGA
- a CDS encoding HAMP domain-containing sensor histidine kinase, with protein MPSKVRPWMAVVAGTSWAALTLYLLWLCTNASVFVGEDSFLRLMAGPGYLVAEQLKALPAEQREARIESLQARFQYPVSLEKIEDIELPPEALVMLEHHQPAMNSDEDVTYFPLDDDTVIQFGPMWGTAETKDLLRFPVYWITACVAGLPVLLFLWFGLRARRKYANDLNALNECIGALARTPNVMLPAMSQEWAPLLLTLQRHAQEITSMGERHREVSQAVSHELRTPLARMRFALALLSKSEDPITRTRLQERLQTDIEELESLVRASLAFARLADAPADLHHEPINIRAWLQQEFALLDGHHRLLTLETDPPGLELVGDRSLLHLIVRNLLSNAITYAREQVNVSVSYHDQQHLVLHVDDDGPGVLPENREKIFEPFVRLALGSDEPSGFGLGLALAKRATHWHRGLLSVSRSPLGGARMSLILPLRPL; from the coding sequence ATGCCGTCTAAGGTGCGCCCATGGATGGCGGTGGTGGCCGGTACCAGTTGGGCGGCCCTGACGCTTTACTTGCTGTGGCTGTGCACCAACGCTTCGGTGTTTGTCGGCGAAGACAGCTTCCTGCGCCTGATGGCGGGCCCCGGCTACCTGGTGGCCGAGCAACTCAAAGCCTTGCCGGCCGAACAGCGCGAGGCACGCATTGAATCACTGCAGGCACGCTTCCAGTACCCGGTGAGTCTGGAGAAGATCGAAGACATCGAATTGCCGCCTGAAGCCCTTGTCATGCTGGAACACCACCAGCCCGCCATGAACAGTGACGAAGACGTCACCTACTTCCCGCTGGACGATGACACGGTGATTCAATTCGGCCCCATGTGGGGCACCGCGGAAACCAAGGATTTGCTGCGCTTCCCCGTCTATTGGATAACCGCCTGCGTCGCCGGCCTGCCGGTGTTGTTGTTCCTCTGGTTCGGTTTGCGCGCACGACGCAAGTACGCTAACGACCTGAACGCGCTTAATGAATGCATTGGCGCCCTGGCACGCACGCCCAATGTGATGCTGCCGGCGATGAGCCAGGAATGGGCACCGTTGCTGCTGACACTGCAACGGCATGCCCAGGAAATCACCTCGATGGGTGAACGTCACCGAGAGGTTTCCCAGGCGGTGTCCCACGAACTGCGCACGCCTCTGGCCCGAATGCGCTTTGCCCTGGCATTGCTGAGTAAAAGCGAAGACCCCATCACCCGCACGCGTCTGCAGGAGCGTTTGCAAACCGACATCGAAGAACTGGAATCCCTGGTTCGCGCCAGCTTGGCCTTTGCCCGGCTGGCCGACGCGCCTGCGGACCTGCACCACGAGCCCATCAATATCCGCGCCTGGCTGCAGCAGGAGTTTGCCTTGCTCGATGGCCACCATCGCCTGCTGACCCTGGAAACCGATCCACCGGGCCTGGAGCTCGTGGGTGATCGCTCATTGCTGCACCTGATCGTGCGCAACCTGTTGAGCAACGCCATCACCTATGCCCGTGAGCAGGTGAACGTCAGCGTGTCGTACCACGATCAACAGCACCTGGTGTTGCACGTCGACGACGACGGCCCCGGGGTACTCCCGGAAAATCGCGAAAAAATCTTCGAGCCCTTTGTCCGCTTGGCCCTGGGCAGCGATGAGCCCAGCGGCTTTGGTCTTGGCCTGGCCCTGGCCAAGCGCGCCACCCATTGGCACCGTGGCCTATTGTCGGTTTCCCGCAGCCCTCTGGGCGGCGCACGCATGAGCCTCATATTGCCACTACGGCCCTTGTAG
- the colR gene encoding two-component system response regulator ColR, translated as MRILLVEDNRDILANLADYLGLKGYTVDCAQDGLSGLHLAATEHYDLIVLDIMLPGIDGYTLCKRLREDARRDTPVIMLTARDQLDDRLQGFKSGADDYLLKPFALSELAARIEAVLRRAQGGGRRALQVGDLHYDLDTLEVTREGRLLKLNPVGLKLLAVLMQKSPHVLRREILEEALWGDDCPDSDSLRSHVHQLRQVIDKPFAKPLLQTVHGVGYRLAEGRDGV; from the coding sequence ATGCGAATTTTATTGGTTGAAGACAACCGCGATATTCTGGCCAACCTGGCCGACTACCTAGGGCTCAAGGGTTATACCGTGGACTGTGCGCAGGACGGTTTGTCGGGCCTGCACCTGGCCGCCACCGAACACTACGACCTGATCGTGCTCGATATCATGCTGCCGGGGATCGATGGCTACACCCTGTGCAAACGCCTGCGTGAAGACGCCCGCCGTGATACCCCGGTGATCATGCTCACCGCCCGCGATCAACTGGATGACCGGCTGCAAGGCTTCAAGTCTGGCGCTGATGACTACCTGCTCAAGCCGTTCGCCCTGTCGGAACTGGCTGCACGGATCGAAGCCGTGCTGCGTCGCGCCCAAGGTGGCGGCCGCCGTGCCTTGCAGGTAGGCGACCTGCATTACGACCTCGATACCCTGGAAGTGACCCGCGAAGGGCGCCTGCTCAAGCTCAACCCGGTAGGCCTGAAGCTGCTGGCGGTGTTGATGCAGAAAAGCCCTCACGTATTGCGCCGCGAAATTCTCGAAGAGGCCCTGTGGGGCGATGATTGCCCGGACAGCGACAGCCTGCGCAGCCACGTCCATCAACTGCGTCAGGTGATCGATAAGCCCTTCGCCAAACCGTTGCTGCAAACGGTGCACGGTGTGGGCTATCGCCTGGCCGAGGGCCGTGATGGAGTTTAA
- a CDS encoding class I SAM-dependent methyltransferase, with protein MSSPIKLDFSEKYDDQHAQNYLLKHQDTFARRMSHKRDEQLARGALAMAGEPGLVLDLPCGAGRFWPLLAEKPNRVIIGADNSESMLKIATMAQPADVVKRVRPLQTSAFDIDLPDNAVDSIFCMRLMHHIGEPEHRLAILKEFQRVTRDSVIISLWVDGNFKAWKRKRSEVRRRNKGEQGGYQNRFVLPAATVEAEFEQAGFRVQEHLDFIPLYAMWRVYVLRKR; from the coding sequence ATGTCTAGTCCGATCAAGCTCGATTTTTCCGAAAAGTACGACGATCAGCACGCGCAGAATTATTTGCTCAAACATCAGGACACTTTCGCGCGTCGGATGTCCCACAAACGCGACGAGCAATTGGCTCGCGGTGCGCTGGCCATGGCCGGCGAGCCAGGTCTGGTGCTGGACCTGCCTTGCGGGGCGGGGCGTTTCTGGCCGTTGCTGGCAGAAAAACCCAATCGTGTGATCATCGGTGCAGATAACTCAGAGTCGATGTTGAAGATCGCCACCATGGCCCAACCGGCGGATGTGGTGAAACGGGTACGCCCCTTGCAGACGTCAGCCTTTGATATCGATTTGCCAGACAACGCGGTTGATAGCATTTTCTGCATGCGTCTGATGCACCACATCGGCGAGCCTGAACACCGGCTCGCAATATTGAAGGAATTTCAGCGGGTTACCCGCGACAGCGTGATTATTTCGTTGTGGGTAGATGGCAATTTCAAGGCTTGGAAACGCAAGCGTTCCGAAGTGCGACGTCGCAACAAAGGGGAGCAGGGCGGTTACCAGAATAGGTTTGTGTTACCGGCTGCTACTGTTGAGGCTGAGTTTGAACAAGCCGGTTTCCGGGTTCAGGAACATTTGGACTTCATTCCGCTCTACGCCATGTGGCGAGTGTATGTATTACGCAAGAGGTAA
- a CDS encoding lipopolysaccharide kinase InaA family protein, translating to MAVECLAGSEVAPEERFDYFWRQTGEWVEEPNRRRGGESGVQRVVGTNGRLLYSKRQTGHIYRSWLHPFGRPTVLRERDALKGLRLLDVRVPELVFCGARRDPEHQWEALLVTAALDGFDEIENWYAAGGREQYGEAVHERLLQELAATLARMHKGRWQHGCLYIKHVFVRVTGEGDSATVEVALLDFEKCRQRMTARQAASHDMRQLRRHSSWNSTDWQKLSYFYETAFGSAIKGLT from the coding sequence ATGGCAGTTGAGTGTTTAGCAGGTAGTGAAGTAGCTCCCGAAGAGAGATTTGATTATTTCTGGCGCCAGACGGGCGAGTGGGTCGAGGAGCCCAACCGTCGTCGCGGCGGTGAAAGTGGTGTGCAACGCGTGGTCGGCACCAACGGGCGTTTGCTCTATAGCAAACGCCAGACAGGCCATATCTACCGCAGTTGGCTCCATCCTTTTGGACGCCCGACCGTATTACGCGAGCGTGATGCCCTCAAAGGCCTGCGCTTGTTGGATGTACGTGTGCCGGAGCTGGTGTTCTGCGGTGCTCGCCGTGATCCGGAGCATCAGTGGGAGGCCTTGCTGGTGACGGCGGCGCTGGACGGATTCGACGAGATCGAAAACTGGTATGCCGCCGGTGGCCGCGAGCAGTACGGAGAGGCGGTGCATGAGCGCCTTCTCCAGGAACTGGCCGCAACCCTGGCACGTATGCACAAGGGCCGGTGGCAACACGGATGCCTGTATATCAAGCATGTTTTTGTGCGGGTCACGGGTGAAGGTGATTCGGCCACTGTTGAAGTGGCGTTGCTGGATTTTGAGAAGTGCCGCCAGCGCATGACCGCTCGGCAGGCGGCGTCCCACGACATGCGTCAATTACGTCGCCACTCGTCGTGGAACAGTACCGATTGGCAAAAACTCAGCTACTTTTATGAGACG
- a CDS encoding glycosyl hydrolase family 8, whose product MRHPKRPSTALVLSLCIAASALLTCTASAKSHPAPYYPGTIAPDHLPQADMDQQLATFYKAWKAIYLSDECGSGRYFVKVNADHKPVGGDTAPGTITVSEAHGYGMLISVMMADYDTDAQKIFDGMVRYFEDHPATSDPGLMAWNQIEGCANSTGRFRGDVSATDGDLDIAYALLLADQKWGSQGIIDYRSEANAVLAAILKHEVHPRTHHLMIGDWAGTDGDHEIEYTTRSSDFMQSHLYGFYAITGDKRWQAVRDKTYSIINTFNQRYTPKSALLPDFISHLDTSMTPARAELVGDKRDGDYAWNAARYPWRVGLDYLLYGDPRALETLTVFNRWARSTTHDDPTTFNSGYRIDGGALADEGSNALAFVSTLGVSAMISADNQPWVNSVWDNLQRQSINDNAYYGNTLKLLSMVIMSGHWERPRPAPSKKTAHVSADQQLTPTRAPMGSVPVAVNPSARLELARGFTFKKLLRRRGLG is encoded by the coding sequence ATGCGTCACCCTAAACGGCCAAGCACTGCACTGGTGCTATCGCTGTGCATCGCGGCCAGCGCATTACTCACCTGCACCGCCTCGGCCAAGAGCCATCCCGCCCCTTACTATCCCGGCACCATCGCCCCTGATCATTTGCCCCAGGCCGACATGGATCAGCAACTGGCCACTTTCTATAAAGCCTGGAAAGCGATTTATCTCTCCGACGAGTGCGGCAGCGGCCGTTACTTCGTCAAGGTCAACGCTGACCATAAGCCGGTGGGCGGCGATACCGCACCGGGCACCATCACCGTGTCCGAGGCCCATGGCTACGGCATGCTGATCAGCGTGATGATGGCGGACTATGACACCGACGCACAAAAGATCTTCGACGGCATGGTGCGTTACTTCGAGGACCATCCGGCTACGTCCGACCCAGGCCTGATGGCCTGGAACCAGATCGAAGGCTGCGCTAACTCCACCGGCCGGTTCCGGGGCGACGTCAGCGCCACCGACGGCGACCTGGATATTGCCTACGCCTTGCTCCTGGCCGACCAGAAGTGGGGCAGCCAAGGCATCATCGACTACCGCAGCGAAGCCAACGCCGTCCTTGCAGCGATCCTTAAACATGAAGTCCACCCCAGGACTCACCACTTGATGATCGGCGACTGGGCCGGCACCGATGGCGATCACGAAATCGAGTACACGACCCGCAGCTCGGACTTCATGCAATCGCATCTCTATGGTTTTTACGCCATCACCGGTGATAAGCGCTGGCAGGCCGTTCGCGACAAGACCTACTCGATCATCAACACCTTCAACCAGCGCTACACCCCAAAAAGCGCCTTGTTGCCGGACTTCATCAGCCACCTGGACACTTCGATGACCCCAGCTCGCGCCGAGTTGGTGGGCGACAAGCGCGACGGTGACTACGCCTGGAACGCCGCCCGCTATCCCTGGCGTGTCGGCCTGGACTACCTGCTGTACGGTGATCCTCGAGCCCTTGAAACGTTGACGGTATTCAACCGTTGGGCACGCTCGACCACCCATGATGATCCGACGACGTTCAACAGCGGTTACAGGATCGACGGCGGCGCCCTCGCCGATGAGGGCAGCAACGCCCTGGCGTTTGTCTCGACCCTGGGGGTCAGCGCGATGATCAGCGCCGACAATCAGCCCTGGGTCAACAGCGTCTGGGACAACCTGCAACGCCAGTCGATCAACGATAACGCCTACTACGGCAACACCCTCAAACTGCTGAGCATGGTCATCATGTCCGGCCATTGGGAACGTCCCAGGCCTGCACCGAGTAAAAAGACAGCACACGTGTCTGCTGATCAGCAACTCACCCCAACTCGAGCGCCTATGGGATCTGTGCCAGTTGCCGTGAATCCATCTGCCCGGCTGGAGCTTGCCCGTGGGTTCACGTTCAAGAAGCTGCTGCGCCGACGGGGATTGGGTTGA
- a CDS encoding phosphatase PAP2 family protein, with protein MSSTAVRPTSKPLNFWLCLGVPAVAAVILLLLQLTSLDMDLAKLFYNSTDGSFIGRHSFFLEDILHDRAKQLVILFSLLAVLGFIGAFILERLKPYRRELGCLVLSLALSTAFVTPMKAVTAVQCPWSLKEFGGKETYSELLSPRPPTDKPGRCWPGGHAATGFTLFALFFVLRDRRPRMARNAFIFAASLGTVFSIGRMMQGAHFFSHNVWTAIFCWLICLGAYYFLLYRPAKTAEPTFQNQTATP; from the coding sequence ATGTCATCCACTGCTGTCCGCCCGACCTCCAAACCCCTCAACTTTTGGCTGTGCCTGGGAGTACCCGCCGTCGCGGCGGTAATCTTGCTGTTGCTGCAACTGACGTCACTGGACATGGACCTGGCCAAGCTGTTCTACAACTCGACCGACGGTAGTTTCATCGGTCGCCACAGCTTTTTCCTTGAAGACATCCTCCACGACCGCGCCAAGCAACTGGTCATCCTGTTCTCGCTACTGGCGGTACTGGGCTTTATTGGCGCGTTCATCCTTGAGCGTCTCAAACCCTACCGCCGCGAACTGGGTTGCCTGGTGCTGTCCCTGGCCCTGTCCACGGCCTTCGTCACCCCGATGAAAGCCGTCACCGCCGTGCAATGCCCATGGAGCCTGAAGGAGTTCGGCGGCAAAGAAACCTACAGCGAACTGCTCAGCCCACGCCCACCAACCGACAAACCTGGGCGTTGCTGGCCCGGTGGTCATGCCGCGACCGGCTTTACCTTGTTCGCGCTGTTCTTTGTCTTGCGCGACCGCCGGCCACGCATGGCACGTAACGCCTTCATCTTTGCCGCCAGCCTGGGAACGGTGTTCTCCATTGGCCGGATGATGCAAGGGGCGCACTTCTTTTCCCATAACGTGTGGACGGCGATTTTTTGCTGGCTGATCTGCCTGGGGGCGTATTACTTCCTGCTGTATCGACCGGCGAAGACCGCTGAACCCACTTTCCAGAACCAGACCGCAACCCCCTGA